A window of Chaetodon auriga isolate fChaAug3 chromosome 2, fChaAug3.hap1, whole genome shotgun sequence contains these coding sequences:
- the hdhd3 gene encoding haloacid dehalogenase-like hydrolase domain-containing protein 3 — MRAPLRWVLWDVKDTLLKVRASVGEQYCKEAERMGLDLSPMEVEAAFHQAYRHHSKTYPNYGITQGLDGRSWWMGVVRDTLSRCRVQDPALLNTIAHNLYHNFCNAENWEVFPDSQRVLESCTSLGLKLGVVSNFDSRLEEVLRVCGLLSYFSFLITSEEAGVAKPSPAIFDQALQKCGVAAGSVAHIGDHYVKDYLTSRSVGIHGFLLDRRNEHMQPDVSREHLLSSLEELPSRLQQLMG; from the exons ATGCGAGCTCCTCTGCGCTGGGTGCTGTGGGATGTGAAGGACACCCTGCTGAAGGTGCGTGCTTCTGTGGGAGAGCAGTACTGCAAGGAGGCTGAACGAATGGGCTTGGACCTCAGTCCCATGGAGGTCGAAGCTGCTTTCCACCAGGCGTATCGACATCATTCCAAAACATACCCGAACTATGGAATCACTCAGGGCCTGGACGGACGATCCTGGTGGATGGGAGTGGTACGGGACACTTTGTCCCGGTGCAGAGTACAGGACCCAGCCCTGCTTAACACAATAGCTCACAACCTTTATCATAATTTCTGCAATGCAGAGAACTGGGAg GTATTTCCAGACTCACAGAGGGTTCTGGAGAGTTGCACGTCTCTAGGACTGAAGCTAGGTGTGGTATCAAACTTTGACAGCCGCCTAGAAGAGGTTCTACGTGTTTGCGGCCTGCTGTCTTACTTCAGCTTTTTAATAACATCCGAGGAAGCGGGCGTAGCAAAGCCGAGTCCGGCTATCTTCGATCAGGCGCTGCAGAAATGTGGTGTAGCAGCTGGTAGTGTAGCTCATATTGGGGACCACTATGTGAAGGATTACCTCACCTCTCGCTCTGTGGGCATCCACGGGTTCCTGTTAGACAGACGCAACGAGCACATGCAACCAGACGTTTCTCGAGAGCATCTCCTCAGCTCCCTGGAGGAGCTGCCATCACGGCTTCAGCAGCTCATGGGTTAA
- the trub2 gene encoding pseudouridylate synthase TRUB2, mitochondrial: MATPAIRMFRRLEGLFCVYKPSGVHWKLVRDSIETNLLKGLNATPSLPLPQEIRFLAHPASDTEAPKGLTLTAVSVPVLAKHPLVTGPEFQHITVGVGHRLDAGSSGVLVLGVGNGNRALNDLYKTRVTRDYTLEGEFGTATDDFSHSGRVVERSTYSHITQDKLERVLAMLQGANQKALLMYSNVDMRSQEAYEMAARGLLGPEGKSQPILTGLRCIHFQPPNFTLEVQCLNETQKYLRKVVHEIGLELRSTAVCKGVRRTRDGLFTLQDALTHNHWTAADVMAAIRQYHSKKKKKYSDTRTKDPALPPPEDGTTTVSQQPESSDEAAAVGVK, encoded by the exons ATGGCAACTCCAGCTATTCGGATGTTTCGGAGGTTAGAGGGTCTGTTTTGTGTGTACAAACCGTCTGGCGTCCACTGGAAACTCGTGCGGGACAGCATCGAGACAAATCTACTGAAAG GTTTGAATGCTACACCGTCCCTGCCGCTTCCTCAGGAGATCCGCTTCTTGGCGCACCCAGCCAGTGACACAGAGGCACCCAAGGGTCTCACACtgactgctgtctctgtgccagTGCTGGCCAAGCATCCTCTGG TGACTGGCCCTGAATTCCAGCATATTACAGTTGGAGTAGGACATCGTCTGGATGCAGGCTCTTCTGGTGTTCTAG TTCTTGGTGTTGGGAATGGAAACAGGGCCCTGAATGATCTCTACAAAACACGAGTCACAAGG GATTACACATTGGAGGGTGAATTTGGGACTGCAACAGATGATTTCTCTCACAGTGGCAGAGTTGTGGAACGGTCCACATACA GTCACATCACGCAGGATAAGCTGGAAAGAGTCTTGGCAATGCTGCAGGGAGCCAATCAGAAGGCCTTGTTAAT GTATTCCAACGTAGACATGCGCTCACAGGAAGCTTATGAGATGGCTGCGCGAGGTTTACTGGGTCCAGAGGGAAAATCACAGCCTATTTTGACAGGCTTGCGATGCATTCACTTCCAGCCTCCCAACTTCACTTTAG AGGTGCAGTGTCTGAATGAAACTCAGAAATATTTGCGTAAAGTTGTGCATGAGATTGGACTCGAGCTGCGCAGCACGGCAGTGTGTAAAGGAGTTCGGCGGACGAGAGACGGCCTCTTCACGCTTCAGGATGCCCTGACCCACAACCACTGgactgctgctgatgtcatgGCGGCCATCAGACAATACCactccaaaaagaaaaaaaaatattctgacACACGGACAAAGGACCCAGCACTACCACCACCAGAAGATGGTACGACAACAGTCAGTCAACAACCTGAATCTAGTGATGAGGCAGCAGCCGTAGGAGTTAAATAA